Within the Miscanthus floridulus cultivar M001 chromosome 2, ASM1932011v1, whole genome shotgun sequence genome, the region TGTTCATCTTTGGAACCTCGTGTGCCATTATTGCTCATCATACACCTGTTCATCTTCAGTTGATGATGACTGCCCGAAAGCTAGCAAGCTCATATGTCTGGATCCTTCTGGTATCATAGCGCGAACCACCTGCATGTTCATCAAGCATATCTAAGGAACAGGATATGTAGAAAGACACTAGTGCCCACAAGTATAGAAAGAAAACCAACGGTTCATCAGATGATTGATCTCTATAAATAATGTTTCATATATGTAATTATATTTATATCAAGGAAACAAGTGAGCATGGCTCTAGTGTTGAATCCAAGAAGTCCTGATAAAAATCTATGGCATGCTTGGCACATAACAGATCATGACATCAATTTATAACATATTTTCATGACAAGCCGGTAAAAGACAAATATGTGCTTGAAAGAGATTGTTTCATCAGATCACATAAAAAACATATACATGTAAGCCTTTAGTTTGAAGCTTTAAAGCAGCGAAAAATGGATTCGAATCTTGTCAACTGTAGCAGGTTCGTGCAGAAAGCCCAGGCAGAATCCAGCAAACCTTTTCTATCTCATCGCAGATGGTTGGGCTCTCTCGGAGATACTGCAGTGCCTTTTCTCTGCCTTGGCCCAATCTGAGCAATTGTTCAAGCAAAAAAAGGCACATATCAAGGGTACGTCAATACATGGAGATAATCTTTTGACCAAAACATGAAGATAATTGCACTGTAACACCGATCTCCTACCAACCTAAGTACCTAACCAAGGAGGGCAAAAAGTAAAGCAGAATGATACTGACAAGGACAAAGTTACTCCCCAGTTTGAATCGAAGTAATATAATAATTTGTTGTTTAAATAATGGTATCAATTTCTAAATATTTGGATTTGATTCTGATATAGTATGATCAGAACGACTGTTAATGATGAACTAGAAGCTCTTCATCTAATTATCAGGACAGATTGACAACAGAAGGTCACTACTTTTGTCCTGCAAAGgatgaaaaaaaaactcacaTATGCATTTAATTTTTAAACTTGATTTCCTTTAATTGGAAAACTACATATCAAGAAGGCTCAGATCTTAGAGTTATCTTATTATTAAGCACAAAAAAACAGAACAGTATTTAAAAGACAAGGACCCATATTGAGGCCTTTCCAAGGGACTCGTATAATTAacccaaatatgtgaaaaaacacatgaaatgaaaCTAAGAAAGATTTGTCAAAGTAATATTGCTTTCAAAACCAAATAACATGTAAAGATAGCGCCCATAAGAAATATATTTTTAAATCTCAATTATTCACCGAAGATTAAACTCTTCTAAAGCTCCCGGCATACCTTATATCTTTGTAGCTGTACCATGAACCCTTCTTTGCAACTACATCCATCAGCTCAGCACAATCAAGAACGCACCCCTGTCCAATATTTTGTTTAGTGTATGATACAATGACAAAAGGCTAAAAAATTATAAACTTACCAATTTACTAACACCCTCCccaaaaatgatttcaaattcaGCTTGCTTGTAGGGCCTAGATACCTTGTAAAGAAGGGGGAAAATGATATCAAGCCTACTGTAGAAGTGTCAATCATACAGAGCAAGAACTGCACAAAATTTGGACATACTTTACTCTTTTGCACTCTGACACGAACCTTCACACCAACATCTTCATCTCCTTTGggcttagaaaaagaaaaacaagcataACAATCATTCCCACCTCAACTTTCAGGATAGATGAAATTTACTTTATTGATCTCACAGATTTTATCTTCCCAATGGACCGTATCTCGAGGCGGACAGATGCAAAGAATTTCAAGGCTATCCCTCCACTAGTGACTTCAGGATTTCCATAGAATACTCCAATCTGTTGAATACCAATTCCATCAAATGAATTAATAAAATGAAAATAAGCAATTAGCTGGGAGTCAATGTAACTGTTTCAGTATTACACCTTGTATCTTATTTGATTCAAGAACATAAGAGTACAGCCAGCCTTTGAGGCATTCCCTGACATCTTTCTCAATGCTTGACTCATCAGACGAGCTTGTAGACCCATCTGTTGCATCCCTATCTCACCCTGAAAAACAGATAAATTACATGGCCAATGCAGCATTTCATACAGAATTAGCGCAAAAGAAAAATGGGAGAGGGAAGCATACTTCAATTTCTGCACGTGGAGTGAGTGCTGACACCGAATCGATACAGATAAGATCTATTGCTCCAGATCTGCACATGCGGTCCGCAACTGATACACAGTAAGAATATATAAGCAATTTTTCATGTAAACAAAGATCTAAATATATAGTGATATTCAAGGTTAACAAATAAAGGAAGAAAATTGTACTGAcatacaagcccacaaacaaaaTAAAACAACACAGCCATGTAGAGGCTTATACTTCTCAAAATCCAGCATGTGGTATCATTTTATTCGAGAAGAAATACCTATTGCTGGCTAAATTTCAACACTACAAGTAGGTTTGTAAATGAGTACAAAATGGTAAATTAATTGTGAAAATACAAAAGCATGTCCAGATCACTGGACATATCCCAGcctagaaaataaatattaatatgTATGCATATCGCCAAAGGGCCTCTAGTCCAACTGGTTAGAGCGTCCCGGCgacactcctcaggtcctgggttcgactccctgtgggagcgaatttcaggctggggttaaaaaaatcccctcgtctgtcccacgccaaagcacagATCTAAGGACCGGCCCGTTCTCACATGgcgacggtgccgctgtgtaagggtgaggcaggggttcgggggttttctgggcctgcgtgagaaggtcttcttcttaatgcaatgcctggGGATGGTCATACCGTCGCaggtccagtttttttttttttttttttttttttttgcatatcaGATTATACTCACTAAAtttgtagttttttttttaaatctacgccctccatcccaaaaaagaGTTCAATTCTAGCTTTTCCCTAAGTCAATcaatctcaagtttgactaaatctatacaaaaaatactaatatGTATGGTAccgaataagtatcattagattaaccatggaatatattttcataataaacctaTTTGGAAAATAAATGTTCATACTACTTTCTATAAACTTAGTTGAACTTAAATTTTTTTGACTTAGTCCAAACCTAGAATTGCAATATTTTTTTAGGGCAGAGGCTGCAAGTAACAGTTCTGTACCATCTCAAAATGACAAAGTAAACTTCCATGATAGACATCTGAAGTTTATACAAAACTCAATCGAAAGAGActtatttagaaaaaaaaacaaattattgcGCTATCAAACCATCTCTGCAGGATTTTCATATGTTAAATTTAGATATAGGATCCTAGAGGATGAATATCAAACCCGAGTGGAACAATATATGAATTGAGACAAAAACTAAAAAGGATGAATATGACTATATGAGTCCTTTACTAGATAAAAGCTGTAGAGGAATACTAAAGTAGAGGGAGGATCAATATTATGTAAAGAAGCATTGAGCCCTATATGTGTGAAATGGATTACTTTCTAGTGCCATCTCTCCGTTGTCAGGCTGGCAGACAATCAGATTTTCAATATCTACCCCAAGAGCTTTTGAATAAGATGGATCAAAAGCATGCTCTGCATCGACAAGCATGGCATTTCCTCCAAGCTTCTGCACATTGGacattgaacaacttttattgcCATAATAACTGTTTAATGCTAGATCATAAAAAGTAGTCATTACTATAATATCACAAACCTGTACTTCAGCAATTGCATGCAAAGCTAGGGTAGTCTTTCCACTGCTTTCAGGACCATATACCTGCAAGGTTTTACAAATGAAATCATTTAAAGATAGGAGATCAAAATCCAAAATACAGGTAAGACCACTAAAGTGTTTTGtaaaatcatggtttgacttgaatGTTCTTAGATCAAAGAAAGAATGAACTACACTAGCTGTATTAGTGCAGAAAGCATAAAATAAGAAATTACCTCCACTACTCTTCCTTTTGGAAGGCCACCACCCAGAGCAAAATCTAGTGTTAGACAACCACTTGGGAATGTCTCACTGGGTTGGAGAGTAATAATCAGTATAATAGAAATACAGAACAATGTGATTGCTAATGAACTTTTCAGTGAAGGAATCAAGAAACTACAAACATACACAAAAGCACCACCAGCACTGCCTAATCTTGTAACACTTCCTTTTCCAAAAGAGCTGTTTATGTCATTCATAGCTGCATCAAGAGCTTTTTGCTGCAGATGAAATTGTGAATAAATATCTCTTAATGACAAACCAAAGCAACAAGCCAACAATGTAATACATCAGTGTTCAAAAGGTACAATACTATTTCACAAAGATAAGTCATCCATTAAAAAAAAGGTGAAGATTTCCAATTCAAGATAGCAGTGCTCAAGAAAAGCAGGAACAAATATCAAAACAAAATTAAACCAAATGACACCAACGCAAGTATAGACTGCAGTATTGTCAACTTTTCAACTTAAGTGAATCGAGGTAAAGAGTTGCCTTATTTACGACAAAGACTACTAATGTTCCTGATCAGATCAAAACCTATGGGTTGCATCATCTCACTTGATTCACATTATGTCATCACAGCTCCAGTAGGTCTGTGACTAGCAATAGTACAGCAATTGATTTTGTCCACTTTTGAGTACATAGCAGTTAAACAGACTCGACCAAAAAAATGGGGGTCACGATGTTGATACGGATTTAATTTAGCTTCTCCTACTCCAATGTGGGACTCATCTCATAATGAAAATCCAAAACCCCTCCCTCCTTTGTATCTGCACAGTGCTCTATCACCTCTCCTTCCTCTTACATGTCAGATAAGATCAAAGATGTGCGTTGTATTAATATGCAAGGTAGGTAGTAGGTATCATGGCTTTTTGTTTCACCTGGACTGCTGCAGTTCACAGAAGTCCTTGCATCGACTTGAGATATTAAATTCCTCTGTAGTAGTTTATTAAATGAATGGCGTGTGGTATAACGGAATGCTTCTCCCAATCACACTGAGGACGTTCTTACATGTTTGTATCTATTTGAAACTTTTGAAGTTCATATCTCATAAAATTGTTAGTTCAATTGGTCAATGGCATAACAACAGAACCAACTAATCCGATAGATTACTAGGATAGATTAAATGCCTAACAGCTTATGCAAACTTTGAAGCACGTGCAGTAGGGGTCAAGCTAATTAATTTTCCAACAAACGCGCTTCATTTGATATACAAGCACAGCGCTATAAAGCGTAGCACTGTGATGCCTTTCGTTCCTATTGACAAGCGTAGCAACAGAAGTTCACTGTAGCTGTAGCAATGCCACTTCGCACACCATGTGCTAGATGCAATGCAGTGACAAGACAACTCAAGGGATAAGAACACTAACAATACTCCACCGCAGCAAACACCGTGCCCTTACTGTTCCACATCGCCGCGCCGCACTCTGAGTTCTGGACCTCATGCGTCGGCATGAAGACGATACAGAGCTGTTCCCGCGGACTGCGCCTCACTCGTTCGACGAAATGGCACCAACAGAAAACAAGAAGAAAGGGAGGACAAGCCGACGAGGGGAGCAATAGAGAAGAGGAGATATTCTTACGCGGTCGACGAGGCGAGGATCGTCCTCTCCGGAGAGCGCCCCGTTCCCACCGCCGGCGACGAACTCGCAGCGCAGCCGCCGCGCGCGCGCCGTTAGGCCGCCTGCGGCAGCGCGGGGCGCGGCGCGTCTCCGGCGACTACGGGATGGAAAAGAGGGAGCGAGATGGGTGGCGGTAACAGTGGCGACGGCCATTGGCAGGCGTGGCTCCGCTCCGAGCTCGAaggcggcggcgagcgcgcggTGTCCCCGCGGTGAGTGGAAAGGGAGAAGAAGAGCCGAGCGAAGAAGCAAGAGAACGTGAGATAGTGGTGGCCGAACACCTCGCCTCGAGATTCGTGAGACGGTCGGATTCCGCGATTCGCGTCGGATGGGAGCATTGCGCGATCGTGATCCTTGAATCCGTGACCGATTCCTCTTTGGTTTGAATATACCTAAATAATTCCTCTTTTGTATTTTTTTTGACAGAATTCCTCTTTTGTATTGAAAATCCCCAGGCATAATcactctgttcgcttgttggttttagccagcctAAACTAGctagtcaacagtatttttctctcacaacaaaccaacaccagccaacccaaaccagcccagaaaccaaccagcccATAACTTATACTAGATGAGACACGAGTTGAACGCCTAGCATGTTTAGAAACTTTATGTGTTTTAAATTATATAGCTCACTTTAGTTTCGTTTCAAATTAAATTTAACTAGCTTTAACCATATTTTTAGAATATATTGTTATCTACCCGTTCAATATCATATGAAAGAATCTAATGAAACAAATTTAGTCCATTTGAATGTGAGAATTAGTTCCGTTTCTCTACAGAATCACTAGAAACTCTACCAATCAGTCAAAGACAATATTGATTCTAGGTATAAATGTTTCTAGTGATTCTTTTTTATACTAGAGATCAAAATCACCTCCTAAATTGTTTCTCCTTATTTTGATTCTGATTCTTCCTTTTCCTACTTCCTCTCTAATTTCGAAAAATTTGTACTGGCGCTCTTCAAAGAGATACCAATTAAGTTGCTTTTTTGAATAGTTCTTTGCCATAAAAAAATACCATTTTTTGTTGTAAAATTTATATATTTTTAGGATTTTTTATGCAAGACAATGGTTTTCACCACCCTTTATAAATCAGATGCGCCAGCCAACTAGCCAAATGATTTGAGAAAGCAATTTTGATTCACAAAAAACGTTTCTAAGAAAAAACCGAATCTAAAGTGTTTTTGAGAGAATTTAGATCTTTACCAAACGTGTCCTTAATGTCAAATGTTATTGGATTTTTCTCAAACTTGATTTAAAAAAGTTTGATTATGATACTTGTGGATTTGGATATTTGGTATTCTCAATAAGATGATCCGTAGAAAATAGTTCAAAATTGAACTCGAGTACAGGTCCTAAGCAATCTTTTTTCTAACAGATTCGTGGCATTATTTCTACGACCGCAGAACAATGGCATTTCGTGGCGGCAAAGAGGCAAGGTCAAAGGTATATTCGGATCGGATTAACTTGGAATCCTGGCCCATCTTTTActtgctcctcaagggtatgACAACCTATTATTTATTAGTATATATATGTCAACACTGGTCTGGTCGTATGTGTGGCTATACGAGTCTCGACGTCTCTCCAACGTATTCTAGAACGCTAGAACCGTAGAACGGTAGAATCACACCGTCAGTGATTACGTAGAAGGCTTGTATGAAAAGGTCCGTCTTCACTTATATGTAACATAGTTTTGCACCTAATTAAAACCAGTGGTATGTTTCCTTTACTTCTGTTGTGAAAACCTTATTATATTATCACTTAAAAGGACCATATTCTGGGCCGTTTGATTGCAGCGCTTGACTAGGGCAGCTTTTCTAGGTTCTTAACCAAATAGACTCTCAGTGTTGCTATTGCATTAAGTAACAAACTAAAAATAGCTCAATTGGTTTCCTGTGTGCATCAAGGTGTGAACTAGCTCATGAAAGTAACATAGTCATAAGTTTCTTGCGGTGGAATTTACTCATTTAAGTGCTTATACTCAGTGGCGGATCCATGTTTAACTCAGCATCTAAGAagctaaggccatgtttagttccaccaaaatccAATCTTTGACACTacacaaaaagaagattccccgtcatatcaaacttgtggtacatgcatggagtactaaatgttgacgaaataaaaaactaattgcacagtttggttgtactttgcgagacgaacgttttgaacctaattagtcaatgtttggacaattattacaaaatacaaacgaaatgctacagggCGCTACATTGCGCTACAGTATTTTGGCGGCGCTGAATTGGGCGAACTAAACATGGCGTAAGAATGTTGTACGATACACATGAATACACGATGAGATGAAAATAAACGCATGAATCCAATTGAAATATTGAAACCTAAAAGAAATTCATTACCGA harbors:
- the LOC136522495 gene encoding DNA repair protein recA homolog 1, chloroplastic-like; protein product: MAVATVTATHLAPSFPSRSRRRRAAPRAAAGGLTARARRLRCEFVAGGGNGALSGEDDPRLVDRQKALDAAMNDINSSFGKGSVTRLGSAGGAFVETFPSGCLTLDFALGGGLPKGRVVEVYGPESSGKTTLALHAIAEVQKLGGNAMLVDAEHAFDPSYSKALGVDIENLIVCQPDNGEMALEIADRMCRSGAIDLICIDSVSALTPRAEIEGEIGMQQMGLQARLMSQALRKMSGNASKAGCTLMFLNQIRYKIGVFYGNPEVTSGGIALKFFASVRLEIRSIGKIKSPKGDEDVGVKVRVRVQKSKVSRPYKQAEFEIIFGEGVSKLGCVLDCAELMDVVAKKGSWYSYKDIRLGQGREKALQYLRESPTICDEIEKVVRAMIPEGSRHMSLLAFGQSSSTEDEQVYDEQ